One genomic window of Biomphalaria glabrata chromosome 9, xgBioGlab47.1, whole genome shotgun sequence includes the following:
- the LOC106072287 gene encoding negative elongation factor B-like gives MSTKDTGLEKLGIATGTHLHLALTTSADPLNAIQEFQNLNGIDAESLKIALPFLDLHGVKRLTLNLSIFETIREKLLQKIAELAASNEPESIQKLETLLDNSFPAIKNKDIRPVVMATMKHLPKVKEEYLQYLLEDKELYTEAATEVKRQIWENNQSLFGDEVQPLLAQYLKEKEWSLYRHDSPGLTFFSSNPKQRRQKETLTQLLEMIGSNVKLYDMVLQFLRTLFLRTRNTHYCTLRVELLMAIHDLELNSICSKDPCHKFTWCVDACIREKTVNAMRSRELQGFLDSVKKGQEFVLGDLSMVLSDPYALNIILQSLMKMLQNCVNTDTLPRDSADLQLLCRMTALGLNAWEMIDSGHFREPKLDPTFFTKFLAYIVSLMAEDQIRHFSGKVPGEKIVPPPLPPDMYANWISQSSLASMVAMYYCLQCARMRDRLALVQILPTMIHCENDRAYNDTFLHCLTSYLIHMKDDFQHEDLCVAVLDDFFIPASSRENVLRHLLRLLMYIHHKLPKSKLEAMMEEISSDKDMSDSVRSAVEILRDKIDHFEPSPVASPDKIDSPLMSVPAPTPAPHR, from the exons ATGTCAACCAAGGACACTGGTTTAGAGAAACTTGGTATTGCCACAGGAACACATCTCCATCTCGCTCTGACAACTTCAGCAGACCCACTAAATGCAATTCAAGAGTTTCAGAACTTGAACGGCATTGATGCCGAATCTTTAAAAATTGCTTTACCTTTTTTAGATTTACATGGAGTTAAAAGGCTGACATTAAATTTGTCCATTTTTGAAACGATACGAGAAAAACTACTGCAG AAAATTGCAGAACTTGCTGCTAGCAATGAGCCAGAGTCTATTCAAAAGCTAGAGACATTACTTGATAACAGTTTTCCTGCAATCAAAAACAAAGACATTCGACCAGTTGTAATGGCAACCATGAAACATCTTCCTAAAGTCAAAGAGGAGTATTTGCAATATCTGCTGGAAGACAAG GAACTTTACACAGAAGCtgcaactgaagtcaaaagacAAATCTGGGAAAACAACCAGTCACTGTTTGGTGATGAAGTACAGCCATTATTGGCTCAGtacttgaaagaaaaagaatggtCCTTGTATAGGCATGACAGTCCTGGTTTGACATTCTTCTCATCTAACCCCAAGCAGAGACGCCAAAAAGAAACCTTGACACAACTCCTGGAAATGATTGGTTCAAACGTTAAACTCTATGACATGGTGCTGCAGTTTTTAAGGACCTTATTTCTCAGGACCAGAAATACACATTATTGCACATTAAG aGTTGAACTGCTTATGGCTATACATGACTTGGAGTTAAACTCAATATGTTCTAAAGACCCTTGCCACAAGTTCACCTGGTGTGTTGATGCTTGTATCAGAGAGAAGACAGTAAATGCAATGAGATCCAGGGAACTTCAAGGTTTTCTAGACTCAGTGAAAAAAGGACAAGAATTTGTTCTAGG agaTTTGTCCATGGTACTCTCTGATCCTTATGCTTTGAACATAATTCTCCAATCATTAATGAAAATGCTACAGAACTGTGTCAACACTGACACATTGCCAAGG GACAGTGCTGATTTACAGCTGTTATGTAGAATGACAGCACTGGGGTTAAATGCTTGGGAAATGATTGACAGTGGACATTTTCGAGAGCCAAAATTG GACCCAACATTTTTCACCAAGTTTCTGGCATACATAGTTTCTCTAATGGCTGAAGATCAGATACGACATTTCTCTGGGAAAGTCCCTGGGGAGAAAATTGTTCCTCCACCACTGCCCCCTGACATGTATGCTAATTGGATCAGCCAAAGTTCACTTGCCAGTATGGTGGCCATGTATTACTGTTTACAG TGTGCAAGAATGAGGGACCGTCTGGCCTTGGTTCAGATCCTGCCTACTATGATCCACTGTGAGAATGACAGAGCCTACAATGACACATTCTTACACTGTTTGACATCTTATCTGATACACATGAAAGATGACTTTCAACATGAGGATCTGTGTGTAGCTGTACTGGATGATTTTTTCATA CCAGCATCCTCTAGAGAAAATGTCTTGAGACATTTGTTGAGATTGTTAATGTACATTCATCACAAACTACCAAAGAGCAAACTTGAGGCAATGATGGAAGAAATCTCTTCAGATAAGGAT ATGTCTGATTCTGTGAGGTCAGCTGTAGAGATATTACGAGACAAAATTGACCACTTTGAACCAAGTCCTGTAGCAAGTCCAGACAAAATAGATTCACCGTTAATGAGTGTTCCTGCCCCAACTCCAGCGCCACATCGGTGA
- the LOC106074647 gene encoding uncharacterized protein LOC106074647 isoform X1: MDYIDSGNSQMSTEVSFQDEAAFHSAIADVRNDASEVNYVLCGHVEGNPNKIDVLYTGTDTSEIGSKMDPAEAMYGLARYETKFDLSTTVKFVYIHWIGDKIAIGKKGRYGVVHGSIESRFSPYHLLVEASSPADLNSDKILQTLMETAGTKSKVLDDDQVTNRQMRGFTQTQLPQRDKKSSFGVSAVSAKGAEVEILSDVREAVSKVRMDGDPATWMVAGYRDANPKGPLQCMGCGEGGLEDLKSCLDETLPMYGLYRVTHKDADDITTVKFIYIIWVGTKVKPMAKAKISTHKGTAEEIFCPAHVTVYASELSDINERDIMEKIKQQAAQ, encoded by the exons ATGGATTATATAGATTCTGGGAATAGTCAG ATGAGCACTGAGGTAAGTTTTCAAGATGAGGCAGCATTCCATTCAGCTATTGCTGATGTTAGAAATGATGCTAGTGAAGTAAATTATGTTCTATGCGGCCATGTGGAAGGAAACCCTAACAAAATTGATGTCCTGTACACTGGCACTGACACATCAGAGATTGGCTCTAAGATGGATCCAGCTGAGGCTATGTATGGCTTAGCAAGATATGAAACCAAGTTTGACCTGTCCACGACAGTCAAATTCGTCTACATTCACTG GATTGGGGATAAAATAGCAATAGGCAAGAAAGGGAGATATGGAGTTGTTCATGGCAGTATTGAGTCAAGGTTTTCTCCTTACCATCTTCTAGTTGAAGCCAGTTCACCCGCGGACTTAAATAGTGACAAAATTTTACAGACA ttgatGGAAACAGCAGGCACCAAGTCAAAAGTCCTTGATGATGACCAAGTGACCAATAGACAGATGCGAGGCTTCACACAGACACAACTGCCCCAGCGGGATAAGAAATCCAGTTTTGGTGTGTCAGCTGTTTCTGCTAAAGGTGCAGAGGTGGAGATTTTATCTGATGTCAGGGAAGCTGTGAGTAAAGTGAGAATGGATGGAGATCCAGCAACATGGATGGTTGCTGGATACAGAGATGCTAATCCAAAAG GTCCACTTCAGTGTATGGGCTGTGGAGAGGGTGGCCTTGAAGATCTTAAGAGCTGTCTGGACGAGACACTTCCCATGTATGGCCTTTACAGGGTGACCCATAAAGATGCTGATGATATCACGACAGTTaagtttatttacattatttg GGTAGGTACTAAAGTCAAGCCAATGGCTAAGGCTAAAATATCTACACACAAAGGTACAGCAGAAGAGATCTTCTGTCCAGCTCATGTGACTGTTTATGCTTCAGAGTTGTCTGACATCAATGAGCGTGACATAATGGAGAAG ATCAAGCAGCAAGCTGCCCAGTGA
- the LOC106074647 gene encoding uncharacterized protein LOC106074647 isoform X2 produces MSTEVSFQDEAAFHSAIADVRNDASEVNYVLCGHVEGNPNKIDVLYTGTDTSEIGSKMDPAEAMYGLARYETKFDLSTTVKFVYIHWIGDKIAIGKKGRYGVVHGSIESRFSPYHLLVEASSPADLNSDKILQTLMETAGTKSKVLDDDQVTNRQMRGFTQTQLPQRDKKSSFGVSAVSAKGAEVEILSDVREAVSKVRMDGDPATWMVAGYRDANPKGPLQCMGCGEGGLEDLKSCLDETLPMYGLYRVTHKDADDITTVKFIYIIWVGTKVKPMAKAKISTHKGTAEEIFCPAHVTVYASELSDINERDIMEKIKQQAAQ; encoded by the exons ATGAGCACTGAGGTAAGTTTTCAAGATGAGGCAGCATTCCATTCAGCTATTGCTGATGTTAGAAATGATGCTAGTGAAGTAAATTATGTTCTATGCGGCCATGTGGAAGGAAACCCTAACAAAATTGATGTCCTGTACACTGGCACTGACACATCAGAGATTGGCTCTAAGATGGATCCAGCTGAGGCTATGTATGGCTTAGCAAGATATGAAACCAAGTTTGACCTGTCCACGACAGTCAAATTCGTCTACATTCACTG GATTGGGGATAAAATAGCAATAGGCAAGAAAGGGAGATATGGAGTTGTTCATGGCAGTATTGAGTCAAGGTTTTCTCCTTACCATCTTCTAGTTGAAGCCAGTTCACCCGCGGACTTAAATAGTGACAAAATTTTACAGACA ttgatGGAAACAGCAGGCACCAAGTCAAAAGTCCTTGATGATGACCAAGTGACCAATAGACAGATGCGAGGCTTCACACAGACACAACTGCCCCAGCGGGATAAGAAATCCAGTTTTGGTGTGTCAGCTGTTTCTGCTAAAGGTGCAGAGGTGGAGATTTTATCTGATGTCAGGGAAGCTGTGAGTAAAGTGAGAATGGATGGAGATCCAGCAACATGGATGGTTGCTGGATACAGAGATGCTAATCCAAAAG GTCCACTTCAGTGTATGGGCTGTGGAGAGGGTGGCCTTGAAGATCTTAAGAGCTGTCTGGACGAGACACTTCCCATGTATGGCCTTTACAGGGTGACCCATAAAGATGCTGATGATATCACGACAGTTaagtttatttacattatttg GGTAGGTACTAAAGTCAAGCCAATGGCTAAGGCTAAAATATCTACACACAAAGGTACAGCAGAAGAGATCTTCTGTCCAGCTCATGTGACTGTTTATGCTTCAGAGTTGTCTGACATCAATGAGCGTGACATAATGGAGAAG ATCAAGCAGCAAGCTGCCCAGTGA